A segment of the Streptomyces sp. L2 genome:
CCGGCGCCCGTGCGGCGAAGGCGGCGAGCACCCGGTCCAAGTGGGCGCCGAGCCCGGTGCAGGTGCCGAGGCGCAGTCCGGCCGGCGCCGCCACGGCCGCCCTGGCCCGGTCGGCCGCCGCGAGCACCGCCCGCGCCTCGGGCAGCAGCCGCTCCCCCGCCCCGGTCAGCCGCACCCGGCGCGGCGAGCGGTCGAACAGCTCGGCACCCAGCTCCCGCTCCAGCCGCTGTATCTGCTGACTGACCGCCGACTGCACGATATGCAGCCGCTCGGCCGCCCTCCCGAAGTGCAACTCCTCGGCGACGGCGACGAAGTAGCTGAGCTGCCGCAGTTCCATGGGGCGACTGTAGACGCCCCTCCCCGACCAGGAGGGTGCGGGACTGCGCGACGAACCCCGACCGGCCCGCGGCCGACGTACCGTCCCGCCCGGCGGTGCGGATGGCTATCCTCCTCATACCGGCCGCGATCACACCGCGGGCTCGACCGAGAGGCACCTCATGCCCGAGCGTCCCACGGAAAGCGCCCCGGGCAACGCCAGAACCAACGGCGCCGACCCCGCCCTCCCCCGCCCACGGCGTCCCACCGAGTGGATCGAACTCAGCCGCCCCCCGGCTTCCGAACTGCATACCCTCGCTGAGGAGTTCGGCCTGCACCCCCTCGCCGTCGAGGACGCCATGGAGGCGCACCAGCGCCCCAAGCTGGAGCGCTACGGCGACACCCTCTTCGTCGTGCTGCGCGCGGCCCGCTATCTCGACGCGCCCGAGGAGGTCGCCTTCGCCGAGCTGCACGTCTTCGTCGGCCCCGACTTCCTCATCACGGTCCGGCACGGCTCCGCCCCGGACCTGTCCGCGGTCCGCCGCCGTATGGAGGACTCGCCCGAACTGCTGGCGCTCGGCCCGGAGGCGGTCCTGTACGCGATCCTCGACGCGGTCGTCGACGGGTACGCGCCGGTCGTCGCGGGCGTGCAGAACGACATCGACGAGATCGAGACGGAGGTCTTCCGCGGCGACCCCGAGGTCTCCCGCCGGATCTACGAACTGTCGCGGGAGACGGTCGAGTTCCAGCGGGCCACCCGCCCGCTGGTCGGCATGCTGCACGCGCTGATGGCCGGCTTCGCCAAGTACGAGACCCATGAGGAACTCCAGCGCTATCTGCGGGACGTCGCCGACCACGTCACGCACATCAGCGAGCGCGTCGACGGCTTCCGGCAGGCCCTCACCGAGATCCTCACCGTCAACGCGACCCTGGTCACCCAGCAGCAGAACGCGGAGATGCGGGCGCTCGCGGAGGCCGGGTTCGAGCAGAACGAGGAGGTCAAGAAGATCTCCAGCTGGGCGGCGATCCTCTTCGCGCCCACGCTCGTCGGCACGATCTACGGCATGAACTTCCGGGACATGCCGGAGCTGAGCTGGAGTTTCGGATACCCCTTCGCGATCGGGCTGATGGGCGTCGTGTGCGGGACCCTGTACCTGATCTTCAAGCGGCGGGACTGGCTCTGACCGTCCCCCTCGGCCCCGAGTGGTCTAGTCCACCCAGAACAGCCCTGTCCAGGTGCAGAGTCCGACCGGTTCCGGAATTGGTCTAGTCCCATCTTGGTCCAGACCATTGACCCGGCTCATGGATGACCGCTATTCCAGAAGCATCAACATCCCTCCGATGCCGGGCACTTGGCCACCCCCACCTCACACCTGGACTGACATGAGACTCATGCGTTCCTTCCGTGCGACCCTCACCGCAGCCGCCACCGCGGCGGCCGCGGTGGGCCTCGCCGTCACGGGAACCGGCACCGCGCAGGCGGCGACGCCGCTGCCGAACCACGTCTTCGCCCCGTACTTCGAGGCCTGGACGGGCGAGAGCCCCGCCGCCCTGGCCGCGCAGTCCGGCGCCAAGCACCTGACGATGGCGTTCCTGCAGACCGCCTCCCAGGGCTCCTGCACGCCGTACTGGAACGGCGACACCGGTATGCCGGTCGCCTCCTCGACGTTCGGCTCCGACATCAGGACCATCCAGGGCAACGGCGGCGACGTCATCCCCTCGTTCGGCGGATACACGGCCGACACCACCGGCACCGAACTGGCCGACAGCTGCACCGACGTCTCGCAGATCGCCGCCGCCTACGAGAAGGTCATCACGACCTATGACATCTCGCGGCTCGACATGGACGTCGAGGTCGACTCGCTGAACAACACCGCCGGCATCGACCGCCGCAACAAGGCCATCAAGATGGTCGAGGACTGGGCGGCCGCCAACGGGCGCACGGTGCAGTTCTCGTACACCCTGCCGACCACCACCCACGGCCTCGGCGACACCGGCGAGGCGCTCCTGCGCAACGCGGTCAGCAACGGCACCCGGGTCGACGTCGTGAACCTCATGACGTTCGACTACTACGACAACCAGCCGCACGACATGGCGCAGGACACCGAGACCGCAGCCCAGGGCCTGGTCGACACGCTCGCCGGCCTGTACCCGGACAAGAGCACCGCGCAGCTGTGGAGCATGGTCGGCGTCACCGAGATGCCCGGCGTCGACGACTTCGGCAAGGCCGAGACCTTCAGCCTGGCCAACGCGAAGACGGTCTACGACTGGGCCGTCGCCAAGGGCATCAACACCCTGTCGTTCTGGGCCCTGCAGCGGGACAACGGCGGGTGCGCGGGCGGTGCCGCCGCCGACAACTGCTCCGGCATCGAGCAGAACACCTGGGACTTCAGCCACACCTTCGAGCCGTTCACCGGCGGGACCACCACCCCCGCCAACGACTTCTCGGTCGCGCTCAGCCCGTCCTCGGGCACGGTGACCGCCGGGAAGTCCGCCACCGCCACGGTGAAGACGGCCGTCACGTCGGGCAAGGCCCAGAGCGTGAAGCTCGGCGTCAGCGGGGCCCCGCAGGGTGTCACCGCCTCCCTCAGCCCCAGCTCGGTCACGGCGGGCGGCTCCTCCACGCTCACCCTCGCCACCACCTCGGCGACGCCCTCGGGCACCTACACGGTGACCGTCACCGGCGCGGGCGACTCCGGCAGCCACTCCGCGACCTACTCGCTGACCGTCACCGGCGGCACCGGCAACCAGTGCACGGCCGCCCCGTGGGACAAGAGCAAGATCTACACCGGTGGCCAGCAGGTCTCGCACAACGGCCACACCTGGAAGGCCAAGTGGTGGACGACAGGCGAGGAGCCCGGCACCACCGGTGAGTGGGGCGTCTGGCAGGACCTCGGCCCCTGCTGACCCCGCCTCCCACCGGCAACTCCCCAGAGGACCGAGGGCCCGGACGCCGCCACCTGACCACGGCGTCCGGGCCCTCGGGCTGTCGTGTCCGCCATGCCGCCGCCCGCGCCGGCCCCGGTTCAGGACCGGTCGCAGACCGACGGGACCCAGGTGAGGCCGTGGGCGCCGCGCAGGGCGTCCAGGCCGGTCAGCAGGTCGTCCAGCCGGCCGGGGTGGGCGAGGAACTCGATGGCGGCCTCCGCGAAGGCGTCGCGGACCGAGGGCGGCATGGCGTCGGAGGCGTCGAAGCAGTGCACGGCCCGGTCGTCGAGGAGGGTGGCCGCGAGCGAGCGGTGCCAGGCGGCGGAGGCGCCGTCGGCGCCGGAGTCGGGCCGGGCCCGGCTGTCGACCGTGAACCCGGACTCCCCGGCGCTCCAGTTCCGCTGGGCCTCGGTGGAGGCGAGGTAGCGAATCAGCTTCCGCGCCGCGGGTGTGCTGTGCAGCAGCGCGGCCAGGTCGCCGGACACCTCCCAGGTGTCGTGGGCGGTGGCACCGGGGATCAGCCGGCCCGAGGGCACGTACCGGCCGTCGGCGTCCTGCCACGCCGTCCGGTTGCGGATGAACGAGGCCTGGTGTTCCAGCGTGCACTGCTTGCGGGTGAGGAGCCCGGACGCGTTCTGGTACTCGGTGCGCAGCGCCCGCAGCACGAGGGCGCGTGGGCCGCCCGCGCCCACCATGTGCCCCCACGTGGTCCACGCCCGCTGGACCCGCGCGTCCCGCCAGGACAGCTTTCCCCGCGCCCACTGCTCGTACGTCCGCGGGCCGGACTGCTGGAGCAGGATGTCCTCGATCCAGTCGGTGCCGGGCCAGCCGCTGGTGGCGCCGGATCCCATGCCGAGGCACCACTGGTCCGGCCGGCCCGCGGCCTGCTTCAGCCGCTGCCCGCCGGTGCCCGCGGGGTACCAGACGATGCTCTTGAGGTCGGCCTTGAGCGGGAACCAGTACACGTGCCCGTTCAGCGGCGTGGCCCAGGACGCGCTGAACGCGTCGCCGGAGATCAGGTCCTCGACGGGCTGCAACTGCTTCTGCCCCGCGTAGGCGGCGAGTTCGCCGGGTCCGGTGAGCACGGCCACGTCGGGCGGCGTGCCCGACTCCACGTCGGCGCTGAGCACCTGGCTCTCGGCGGAGCTGCCCTGGTAGTCGACGTGGATGTGGTACTTCCGCTCGAAGGGGTCGATCACCGTCCGCCGGAAGATCTGTTCGTCGCCGCCGGTCCAGTTGGCCAGCAGGGTGACGGTCGGCTCCTGGCCGAGGGCCCGTACGGCGACGACGACGGCCGCGACCAGCACGGCCAGGCAGCTCGCCAGCACGACGGCGGTGCGGGTGAGCCGGCGCGGCGGGCGGCGGCGGGCACCGGGGGCGGCGGCCGTGCCGGGGCCGCTGTCCGGGGCGCTCACCGGGACCTGAACCGGTAGTCGTCGAGGTGCCGGCGCAGTCCCGTCTCGGCGAGCGCCATGAGCAGGGCACCTCCTATCACGATCCATACGGCGGCCGCGGCCCGGAAGCCAGTGCCGGACAGGTACGCCGCGGTGCTGCGGGCGGCGTCGGTGATGGCCGGGCCGGCCGGCGACCGGTCGAGCAGGGCGCGGGTGTCCGCCATGCCCTGGTGGGTGCGCACGGTGAACAGCACCAGGGTGACGGACCCACCCGCCAACAGGGCCCCGGCGGCGATCAGTTGGCGGTTGTAGCGGCGCCGGAAGCGGTGACGCAGGAAGAGCTGGGTCTCCAGCAGGGCCGCGCCGAGGGCGAGGACGAGCAGCGCGGTCACGCTCCAGCCGAGCCACAGGGCCCAGCCGAATGAGGTCTGGCGGTGCACCACGGCCCGCTGGTCCGCGCGCAGCGCGTCGAGGCGGGCCACTATGCCGGTGCCGTCGGCCCGCAGGACGCTGTTGGCGTAGCTCAGGTAGGCCGCGCGCAGCACGCTGCCGCTCGGCTCCTGCTGGGCCTTGAGGACGTAGCCGGTGTAGACGGTGATCAGTCCGGTCACGGTCCATACCGCCTGCCGGCCCGCCGCGTCGCCGACGTCGTCCGCCGCCGCGGCGGCCAGGCTCTGCGCGGCGACGGCGATCTGCCGCTGGAACTCGCTGGTGGACGGTGTCTCCGCGGTGGCGGCCTGCCGTGCCTCGCCGAGGGCGTACAGGGCGGTGTCGATGGAGAACACGGCGGGCGCGCTGGAGCCGCGCAGCGGCGCGGCGTCGCCGTGGACGCCCTCGTAGGAGGCGAAGAGGGCGAGGGTGAGCAGGGCCGACAGGGCAAGGAGCAGGCGGTGGCGGACGGTGAGGTCGTGGGCGGTCGTGCTGGCTCCGTCGGCGGGGCGCGGTCCGGCGCCGAGGAACCGGCCCAGCAGCCGGGGCAGGCCGGCCGGGCCGGCGTCCGTGGCCGTACCCGCCGTGCTCATGCGCTCTCCTTCAGCCGCAGGCCGCAGTCGCCGCCGCAGTACACGGAGTCCGCCGGGCCGAGCCAGTGGCAGTGCGGGCACTCGATCAGCTCGTCGGGTTCGGCGGGCACGGGGGCGTCGGTCCCGGGGGGTTCGGGCGGGCCCTCGGCGGGTGGCCGCGGTGGGGTGGTCAGGGCGCTGGAGAGGATGAGGTGCTGCCAGTCGACGTCCTTGAGGCCGTCCCGGATCCGGCCGGTGCCCGGTTCGGCCTCGATGCGCCGGAGGGCGTCGAGGAGCTGGGCGTCGCGGAGGTCGGCGGCGAGCGTCAGGGCCCGGGCCAGCGCGCGGTCCGCCTCGGCCCGGCCGTCGGTGCCGCGCAGCCACGCCCGGTAGGCCTGGGCGACGGCCGCGCTCGACCGCTGGTACAGCTCGTGGCGGTGGACGCCGGGGTGCCGGCGGGAGGCGTCGCGCGGGTCGTCGGTCCAGTGGACCAGGATGGGCCGTGGCGCGGGGAGCCGTACCGGGCGCCCGAAGTCGGGTACGGTCACGTCCACGGCGGCCAGTTGCAGATCGGTGCCGATGTCGCGGCCTGCCGGGTCGGCGGACAGCACGACCTGGAAGTGCCGGACCTCCTCGCCCCAGGCGCGGGTGACGTACTCGACCCCGGAGCCGGCGAACTCGTCCGCGGTGGGCAGGAGTTCCTGCTCGCCGGGCACCACCTGCTTGACCTGGCGGATCACCGTGCCGGGCATCGGGGTGAGCCGGATGCGCAGCTCGGGTACGGCCGTACCGATCATGCCGGTCACCAACTCCTCGTAAGCGGCGGCGAGTTGCGACTCGTCGCGGACGGCTCCGGCGTGGCCGTGCAGCCGCCGGGTGATGCGCAGCAGCAGGTCGGCGTCCCAGTCGTCGCCGATGCCCCAGGCGTCGCAGACGAACCGGCCCTCGCAGGCGTCAAGGGCGGTGTCGAGCCGGATGGCGGCCCGGTGGTCGTGCTCGTTGCGGCCGTCGGTGAGCAGCAGGACGTGTTTGACGGGGGCGGGCTGGTCCTT
Coding sequences within it:
- a CDS encoding chitinase, giving the protein MRLMRSFRATLTAAATAAAAVGLAVTGTGTAQAATPLPNHVFAPYFEAWTGESPAALAAQSGAKHLTMAFLQTASQGSCTPYWNGDTGMPVASSTFGSDIRTIQGNGGDVIPSFGGYTADTTGTELADSCTDVSQIAAAYEKVITTYDISRLDMDVEVDSLNNTAGIDRRNKAIKMVEDWAAANGRTVQFSYTLPTTTHGLGDTGEALLRNAVSNGTRVDVVNLMTFDYYDNQPHDMAQDTETAAQGLVDTLAGLYPDKSTAQLWSMVGVTEMPGVDDFGKAETFSLANAKTVYDWAVAKGINTLSFWALQRDNGGCAGGAAADNCSGIEQNTWDFSHTFEPFTGGTTTPANDFSVALSPSSGTVTAGKSATATVKTAVTSGKAQSVKLGVSGAPQGVTASLSPSSVTAGGSSTLTLATTSATPSGTYTVTVTGAGDSGSHSATYSLTVTGGTGNQCTAAPWDKSKIYTGGQQVSHNGHTWKAKWWTTGEEPGTTGEWGVWQDLGPC
- a CDS encoding magnesium and cobalt transport protein CorA translates to MPERPTESAPGNARTNGADPALPRPRRPTEWIELSRPPASELHTLAEEFGLHPLAVEDAMEAHQRPKLERYGDTLFVVLRAARYLDAPEEVAFAELHVFVGPDFLITVRHGSAPDLSAVRRRMEDSPELLALGPEAVLYAILDAVVDGYAPVVAGVQNDIDEIETEVFRGDPEVSRRIYELSRETVEFQRATRPLVGMLHALMAGFAKYETHEELQRYLRDVADHVTHISERVDGFRQALTEILTVNATLVTQQQNAEMRALAEAGFEQNEEVKKISSWAAILFAPTLVGTIYGMNFRDMPELSWSFGYPFAIGLMGVVCGTLYLIFKRRDWL
- a CDS encoding ABC transporter substrate-binding protein codes for the protein MSAPDSGPGTAAAPGARRRPPRRLTRTAVVLASCLAVLVAAVVVAVRALGQEPTVTLLANWTGGDEQIFRRTVIDPFERKYHIHVDYQGSSAESQVLSADVESGTPPDVAVLTGPGELAAYAGQKQLQPVEDLISGDAFSASWATPLNGHVYWFPLKADLKSIVWYPAGTGGQRLKQAAGRPDQWCLGMGSGATSGWPGTDWIEDILLQQSGPRTYEQWARGKLSWRDARVQRAWTTWGHMVGAGGPRALVLRALRTEYQNASGLLTRKQCTLEHQASFIRNRTAWQDADGRYVPSGRLIPGATAHDTWEVSGDLAALLHSTPAARKLIRYLASTEAQRNWSAGESGFTVDSRARPDSGADGASAAWHRSLAATLLDDRAVHCFDASDAMPPSVRDAFAEAAIEFLAHPGRLDDLLTGLDALRGAHGLTWVPSVCDRS
- a CDS encoding VWA domain-containing protein, whose product is MTSGSAGDVAVTLAVGQNKKLPAAPAGGGRGHPGDREMHAILEIGVTSGAGEADPLGPADPADPAPRPAPGPALAEVLIVDTSRSMLHPAAKLHAAKDATVAALRLLPEGTAFAVLSGRFDATVVHPGPGAGHEPMAVAGPAERAAAEYAVRILDADGGTAMGTWLDQARRLLKDQPAPVKHVLLLTDGRNEHDHRAAIRLDTALDACEGRFVCDAWGIGDDWDADLLLRITRRLHGHAGAVRDESQLAAAYEELVTGMIGTAVPELRIRLTPMPGTVIRQVKQVVPGEQELLPTADEFAGSGVEYVTRAWGEEVRHFQVVLSADPAGRDIGTDLQLAAVDVTVPDFGRPVRLPAPRPILVHWTDDPRDASRRHPGVHRHELYQRSSAAVAQAYRAWLRGTDGRAEADRALARALTLAADLRDAQLLDALRRIEAEPGTGRIRDGLKDVDWQHLILSSALTTPPRPPAEGPPEPPGTDAPVPAEPDELIECPHCHWLGPADSVYCGGDCGLRLKESA